Part of the Tetragenococcus koreensis genome, TTCCCAGGAGTAATTGTAATAAGGTAGTCTTCCCGCGTCCATTTCTACCAATTAAACCTAATTTCCACTGCGTATCTATGACCAAATTTGCTTGGTCAAACAATAAATCTGTTAAGGCATCAAAGCCAAAAGTTAAATTTTTGATTTCAATTTTACTCATCATTTTCACCTCAGCTTGCTTTTTTTAAAGCAAGAAAAAATGCCTCACCCATTTTCAGGCCGACATTTTCAAAAAAGGTACACAAAAAGACCTTCGAAGAAAACTAGCCGACCTTGAAAATCTGCACACTACTCCTGCGATTACTCGTCGCATAAAGCGCTGTTCTCTTATAAAAGAGGTACAGCTTTCTTGCAGCTTCCAACAAATCGACTTAGTTTTTCAATCGAAGATCCCTCGTTTCTGTAGTAAGATAAATTTAATTTAACACATGCATCTAAACTTGGCAAATCAAGCCGCTATTCTTCCTGTTACATCAAAAGGCTAGTCATCTTTTGCAATGAAGCAGCAATGGCATCAGTTGCTTCGTCTTGTTTTTGTTCAGCGACATCAAAAGCTTCAATATCAATGCCATTGGCAATACTTTCAATCATATCTTCGCAACCATCCACATAAGTTTGATAAGCTCGTTCAAACTTTTTATGAACTCCCATTATACGTGCAGGAGCACGTAAACTTGATAATGATTTGAGCAAGTCGCGATATTTTGCCGTTCCTTCTTTAAAAACTTCCACTGCGGCTAATTGTCTTTCTTCCGTTAGCTCAGCGCTTTTGCCTTCATCAATTAAGGCACGAATTTCTTCATAATTAGGGTTCATTGTTTCGCCAATTTCTTCTGTGTCTTTAACGATCTGATTAATTTTTTGCAGGTAAAAATTAGGATTTGGTTTCAAAAGTAGAACCTTCTTTCTTTTTTATCCTTATTCTACCTTTTTTCTACTCATTAGAAAAGAGAAAATCCCCACTTTAAAAAGTAAGGGATTTTACTTAATCGTCTTCTCTTGTTTCAAGTACTTCACCCGTTTGAGCGTTAATTTTTACTTCTGTTTCATTTTGTCCATCTTCTACTTCAACTTCCCAATAGGTAATCTTCAGTTCTTTATCTAATGACCAATCGATCGCTCTACCGCCACCTGCTTCATCTGTAGCAATCGTAGCCGCTTCTTGAATGGATAAGAGATCGGATAAATCAACTTTATCTTGTTCTCGTTTTTTACCATCTTGTTCGTTTGGATCAAGCGTTTCTTCCTCTTGCTTTTCAGCATCTTCGGTTTTGGCATCAATTCGCATTTCATATTCCGTATCATCATCCAAACCTTCAACTTCATAGTAATATTTCCCATTAGATCGATCTAAGTTTATTTCAGTAATATCGGTGTCTGGTAACTCATCTTGATAAATTTGAATAGCATCTGCCACAGTTACACTGATTTCATCTTGGTCATAGGCAGCACTTTCTCCTGATTGTGACGTACTTTGTTCTGTTTGCGAAGAAGTAGAAGTACTCTGCTCTGTTTGTGATTCAGTTGTTTCCGAACTCATCGCGCTCGATGTGCTTTGTGTTGTTTGAGTAGTAGTCGTAGTTTGCGTACTACTATTCTGCTCTGTCTGCTCATCATCATTTTGCGTGCATGCCGTTAGTGTCAGCATTGCTGCTAATGGTATAATATAAAACAACCATTTTTTCATAAGAAGCCTCTCCTTTTCATTTATCTACAACATTTTTTTGCCAGAGCACTAACCAACGGGCAATTATTTTGAAACCTCTTTCATCATTTATGATAGCGCCGATAAACAATAAATACAATTATTTCGCTTGCTAAAAAAACCCCGACACTTATAAGTATCGAGGTTTTCTATCTAACTTTTTCCCATCGCCCTTTGGACCGCTTTAACGATCTCAACGATTGGGATAATAGCAAATGAAGCGCCTAAAACAATCGCCCATTGGTAAGTGTCTAAGTGAGCGACTCTAAAAATATCATTTAAACCAGGAACAATAATAATTACCATCATCATCGCAAATGATAACAAGATGGCCCAGTTAAAAGCTCTATTTTTAAAAGGTCCCACTTTAAATAAGGATTGATGAATGGATTTTACGTTAAACGCATGGAATAGCTGCATCAAACCTAATGTCGCAAATGCCATCGTCAAAGCATCTTCGTGGACGGCATCGTAAGTAGCATGAACCGGCCATTGAATGGCTGACCAATAAACAAACAAAACAGAAGCAGCTTCGACAATCCCTTGGTAAATAATACTACTCATCACACCGCCAGAAAAGAAGTTCGATGTCTTTCCACGTGGTTTATGTTGCATCAAATTCTGTTCCGCTGGTTCCATTCCTAGTGCAATTGCTGGGAAGGTGTCGGTAACCAAGTTGATCCACAATAAATGAATAGGTAGCAAAGTATCCCAAGCCATCAGTGTGGAAATAAATAAGGTCAATACTTCACCTAAGTTGGCTGCCATCAAATATTGGATCGCTTTTTGAATATTAGAGAAGACCTTACGCCCTTCTTCCACTGCCACAACAATAGTGGCAAAGTTATCATCCGCCAGCACCATATCAGAAGCCCCTTTAGAAACTTCGGTCCCAGTAATCCCCATACCAATACCAATATCCGCTTGTTTTAAGGCTGGGGCGTCATTTACCCCATCACCTGTCATACCGACAACTTTTCCTTCTTCTTGCCAAGCGCTGACGATTCGCACTTTATGTTCAGGAGAAACACGTGCGTAAACCGAATATTTTTCAACATTTTGACTAAATTCTTCATCTGACATTTTATCCAGTTGTGCGCCTGTCAATACAGCACTGTCGTCGCCTTTTTCAATGATACCTAAACGCTGTGCGATCGCCTCTGCTGTATCACGGTGATCTCCTGTGATCATAATTGGTCGAATGCCAGCGCCTTTAGCTTCTTTTACTGCTTGTTCTGCTTCTGGACGTTCCGGATCGATCATTCCCACCAAACCAGCAAAGGTTAAATCTTTTTCAATTTCTTCTGGTTCTAATGTTTCCGGTACTTCATCGATATATTTATAGGCTGTACCTAATACACGTAAAGCTTGGCGCGCCATATTTTGATTATTATCAAGAATGATTTGTTTTTGGCTTTCATCAAGTTCTTTGGTTTCGCCTGAAATCAAAACTTCATTCGCTCGTTCTAATAAGATATCCGGCGCTCCTTTGACAGCTACCAAATACTTCCCCTCTTTTAATTTATGAATGGTACTCATCATTTTTCGATCGGAATCAAACGGAAGATCAGCTACCCGCGGTTCGACTTTAATTTCTTCTCTGACATCAAACCCTTTATCCAAACCAAATTGGACAAGCGCTGTTTCTGTAGGGTCTCCCATTAGTTGATTGTCTTTACCAAATTGCGCGTCGTTGGCGAAATTCATAATCTTAAGCGCCATATTTTCTGGCGGAATGTCCCCTGAAGCAGCATATTGGTGATCATCAACATAAAGTTTTTCTACCGTCATTTGGTTTAAAGTCAAAGTTCCGGTTTTATCTGAAGCAATAATATCCGTTGCACCTAGCGTTTCAACTGCCGGCAACTTCCTGATCATGGAATTTCTTTTTGATAAAACTTGCGTTCCTAAAGCTAAGATAATGGTAACAATCGCTGGTAGGCCTTCAGGAATAGCTGCTACAGCAAGTGAAATTGACGTTAACAGCATATCAACCCAGCCAC contains:
- a CDS encoding PepSY domain-containing protein yields the protein MKKWLFYIIPLAAMLTLTACTQNDDEQTEQNSSTQTTTTTQTTQSTSSAMSSETTESQTEQSTSTSSQTEQSTSQSGESAAYDQDEISVTVADAIQIYQDELPDTDITEINLDRSNGKYYYEVEGLDDDTEYEMRIDAKTEDAEKQEEETLDPNEQDGKKREQDKVDLSDLLSIQEAATIATDEAGGGRAIDWSLDKELKITYWEVEVEDGQNETEVKINAQTGEVLETREDD
- a CDS encoding calcium-translocating P-type ATPase, PMCA-type — translated: MPEENEKKEQMSQAFYSQNQEEVLNELDTTPEGLTDDQAQQRLSEYGANELEEGKRSTTLQKFIAQFKDLMIIVLLVAAAISAIVPNEDGHREWVDAIIILAVVVINAVMGVIQESKAEQAIEALREMSTPDATVLRNGHRVTINSEELVPGDIILLEAGDVVPADMRLIEASSLKIEESALTGESVPVEKKLEVLEGEDIGIGDRVNMAYSNSNVTYGRGKGIVVNTGMATEVGKIAGMIASADETQTPLKRNLNQLGKFLTYAIIAIAVVMFFVGTGLNDRGWVDMLLTSISLAVAAIPEGLPAIVTIILALGTQVLSKRNSMIRKLPAVETLGATDIIASDKTGTLTLNQMTVEKLYVDDHQYAASGDIPPENMALKIMNFANDAQFGKDNQLMGDPTETALVQFGLDKGFDVREEIKVEPRVADLPFDSDRKMMSTIHKLKEGKYLVAVKGAPDILLERANEVLISGETKELDESQKQIILDNNQNMARQALRVLGTAYKYIDEVPETLEPEEIEKDLTFAGLVGMIDPERPEAEQAVKEAKGAGIRPIMITGDHRDTAEAIAQRLGIIEKGDDSAVLTGAQLDKMSDEEFSQNVEKYSVYARVSPEHKVRIVSAWQEEGKVVGMTGDGVNDAPALKQADIGIGMGITGTEVSKGASDMVLADDNFATIVVAVEEGRKVFSNIQKAIQYLMAANLGEVLTLFISTLMAWDTLLPIHLLWINLVTDTFPAIALGMEPAEQNLMQHKPRGKTSNFFSGGVMSSIIYQGIVEAASVLFVYWSAIQWPVHATYDAVHEDALTMAFATLGLMQLFHAFNVKSIHQSLFKVGPFKNRAFNWAILLSFAMMMVIIIVPGLNDIFRVAHLDTYQWAIVLGASFAIIPIVEIVKAVQRAMGKS